In a single window of the Melioribacteraceae bacterium genome:
- a CDS encoding MCE family protein: MLKQLEGARLGLFIFIGTVLIVISIFLLGSKENLFSRTIEIKTFFNQVEGLKNGAPVRLSGYDIGSVSQISLSEDTTGYVEVKMNINVALKHFIRIDSRATVETEGLVGKKIITITPGSPDMPEVTNGSIIKSKEPVNIGKIIEETESVMSYMKDLTKEFSEIFAKVNKGDGTIGKLVNDEQLYRAAVSITRTADRSLDSITLRLNQVSDFLVSSGTNVDRIIQNVNFAVEDIQSIIKDVENGKGLLGMLVADQKLSDSVKTLVNNLTQTSAEANIAASRLAENMEALKHNWLFKTYFEQRGYWDKAEYQKEIDLQLDELRNQNKILDEKIIELMQLEKKYQKSN; encoded by the coding sequence ATGTTAAAACAACTTGAAGGCGCCCGATTAGGTTTATTCATTTTTATTGGGACCGTTCTAATTGTTATTTCGATATTTCTTTTAGGAAGTAAAGAAAACCTTTTTTCCAGAACAATTGAAATAAAAACATTTTTTAATCAGGTAGAAGGACTTAAGAACGGCGCCCCCGTTCGATTAAGTGGTTATGACATTGGAAGCGTTAGTCAAATTTCACTTTCCGAAGACACCACCGGTTATGTTGAAGTTAAAATGAATATAAATGTAGCACTTAAACATTTTATCAGAATAGACAGTCGCGCCACTGTTGAAACCGAAGGTTTAGTTGGCAAAAAAATTATTACAATCACGCCCGGTTCCCCTGATATGCCCGAAGTAACAAATGGTTCTATCATCAAATCGAAAGAGCCGGTTAACATCGGCAAAATTATTGAAGAGACTGAATCGGTAATGAGTTACATGAAAGATTTGACAAAAGAATTTTCCGAAATTTTTGCGAAAGTTAATAAAGGCGATGGTACTATTGGCAAATTAGTTAATGACGAACAATTGTATCGTGCCGCTGTTTCAATAACAAGAACTGCCGATCGTAGTTTGGATTCTATTACTCTTCGCTTAAATCAAGTTTCCGATTTTCTGGTTAGCAGCGGAACTAATGTGGATAGAATTATTCAAAACGTGAATTTTGCTGTTGAGGATATTCAAAGCATAATTAAAGATGTTGAAAATGGGAAAGGACTTTTAGGAATGCTGGTCGCCGATCAGAAATTATCCGATTCAGTTAAAACTCTGGTTAATAATTTAACGCAAACTTCTGCCGAAGCTAATATAGCCGCATCCCGTTTGGCAGAAAATATGGAAGCCTTAAAACATAACTGGCTCTTTAAAACTTACTTTGAACAGAGAGGATATTGGGACAAAGCCGAATATCAAAAAGAAATTGATCTGCAACTTGATGAACTCAGAAATCAAAATAAAATTCTTGATGAAAAGATTATTGAGTTAATGCAATTAGAAAAGAAATATCAAAAAAGTAATTAG
- a CDS encoding ATP-binding cassette domain-containing protein, translating to MALNSVIEVNNLSKRFGSLTVLDDICLKVEPAENLIVFGKSGTGKSVLLKCIIGLMKPDSGSIYIEGQNVVGMDAGKINSIRKNIGFLFQSAALYDSMTVRENLYFALTRNKPEFDKNLIDEKIINTLELVSLREAFEKMPSELSGGMRKRIGLARAIITDPKIMLYDEPTTGLDPITSKEISDLILSLQKKLQMTSIVVTHDLICAKIIADRAIFLRDSKIAFEGTIDELTDSKDPFLLNFFSNEIIRG from the coding sequence ATGGCCCTTAACTCAGTAATCGAAGTTAATAATTTATCAAAACGGTTCGGTTCATTAACTGTGCTTGATGATATATGTTTAAAAGTAGAACCGGCAGAGAATTTAATTGTATTTGGTAAAAGTGGTACAGGCAAAAGTGTTTTGTTAAAATGTATTATTGGTTTAATGAAACCCGATAGTGGTTCAATTTATATTGAAGGTCAGAATGTTGTTGGGATGGATGCAGGCAAAATAAATAGTATTCGCAAAAATATTGGGTTTTTATTTCAAAGCGCTGCTTTATACGACTCTATGACAGTTCGAGAAAATTTGTATTTTGCCTTAACAAGAAACAAACCCGAGTTTGATAAAAATCTTATTGATGAAAAAATTATTAATACACTTGAATTAGTATCACTTAGGGAAGCATTCGAAAAAATGCCTTCTGAATTATCAGGAGGGATGCGTAAAAGAATTGGTCTTGCAAGAGCAATCATCACCGATCCTAAAATAATGCTATATGATGAGCCAACAACCGGGCTCGATCCAATTACATCTAAAGAAATTAGTGATTTAATTCTAAGTCTACAAAAAAAATTACAAATGACCTCAATTGTTGTTACACATGATTTAATTTGTGCAAAAATTATTGCCGATAGAGCAATATTTTTGAGAGATTCTAAAATAGCATTTGAAGGCACAATTGATGAACTAACGGATTCCAAAGATCCATTTTTATTAAATTTTTTCAGTAATGAAATTATTAGAGGTTAG
- a CDS encoding ABC transporter permease — MNLPKHRYGRRLKVGDYIYNFFSTITGLTIFNYEFIKQAFKTPLEIAEIKKHMDELGVKTFGIVSVTGLIIGLVLTMQSQPIMEKFGATDFLPAMVSISVIRELGPVITALIFAGRVSSGIGAELGSMRVTEQIDAMEVSAINPFKYLVVTRIIATTMILPILTIYVIFIAHLGSYFAILLNESMTLDYYTESVLRAVQFGDLIPGIGKTFVFGYIVGIVGAYKGFTTEGGTEGVGRASTTAVVLSSLLILIFDMILVKITLWLWPLTQ, encoded by the coding sequence ATGAATTTACCAAAGCACAGGTACGGAAGAAGACTTAAAGTCGGCGATTATATTTATAACTTTTTTTCAACAATAACCGGTTTAACAATCTTCAATTATGAGTTTATTAAGCAAGCATTTAAAACTCCATTAGAAATTGCTGAAATTAAAAAACACATGGATGAGCTTGGCGTAAAAACTTTTGGGATAGTTAGTGTTACCGGTTTAATAATTGGATTGGTTCTTACAATGCAGAGCCAGCCAATTATGGAAAAGTTTGGCGCGACAGATTTTTTACCTGCGATGGTTTCTATTTCCGTTATTCGAGAACTAGGCCCGGTAATTACCGCGTTAATTTTTGCCGGCAGAGTTAGCTCAGGAATTGGTGCAGAATTGGGTTCGATGCGTGTAACAGAACAGATAGACGCAATGGAAGTTTCCGCTATAAACCCATTCAAATATCTTGTGGTTACTAGAATAATTGCCACAACGATGATATTACCGATACTTACGATTTATGTAATTTTTATTGCTCATCTTGGGAGCTATTTCGCAATACTGTTAAATGAATCGATGACTCTCGATTACTATACAGAATCAGTTCTTCGTGCAGTTCAGTTCGGTGATTTAATTCCGGGCATCGGAAAAACTTTTGTGTTTGGCTACATTGTTGGAATTGTTGGTGCCTACAAAGGATTTACAACCGAGGGAGGAACCGAAGGTGTTGGCAGAGCATCTACTACAGCAGTCGTTTTATCTTCATTGTTAATTCTTATTTTTGATATGATACTTGTAAAAATTACTTTATGGCTATGGCCCTTAACTCAGTAA
- a CDS encoding YraN family protein, producing MNNRQTGNSGEDIAAEFLVNNGYSLITRNYRYGKGEIDIIASDSDIIVFIEVKFRKTDEYGSPLLAITKNKQNQIRKVALAYLTENNITDTDCRFDVIGITLDKENNPVIEHIQNAF from the coding sequence ATGAACAACAGACAAACTGGTAATTCCGGAGAAGATATTGCCGCTGAATTTCTTGTTAATAATGGATATTCTCTCATTACCCGAAATTATAGATATGGTAAAGGAGAAATTGATATTATTGCTTCCGATTCAGATATTATTGTATTCATCGAAGTTAAGTTTAGAAAAACAGACGAATATGGATCACCATTGTTAGCCATTACAAAAAATAAACAAAACCAAATACGTAAAGTCGCGCTGGCTTATCTTACTGAAAATAATATTACTGATACCGATTGCCGATTTGATGTAATTGGAATAACCCTCGATAAAGAAAACAATCCGGTAATCGAACATATCCAAAATGCATTTTAA
- a CDS encoding ribonuclease HII, giving the protein MNFDIISPYHRKIKTKMNSLKTFDISFLENDKQLIAGVDEAGRGPLAGPVVAAAVIFDKYQFHPGINDSKKIKEQIRENLFDWIISNCISYGIGIIDQSEIDEINILQASLKAMKESVNHLSQKPDLILIDGNRSFKSELDTKTIIKGDSKSFSIAAASIIAKVTRDRIMRTESEKYPNYFWSKNKGYATKAHIDAILKYGSVDFHRKTFLNKIFERQQKLDL; this is encoded by the coding sequence ATGAATTTTGATATAATTTCACCATACCACAGAAAAATTAAAACCAAAATGAACTCACTTAAAACTTTTGACATTTCATTTCTTGAGAATGACAAGCAATTAATTGCCGGAGTTGATGAAGCCGGTCGCGGGCCATTAGCCGGACCTGTAGTTGCAGCCGCAGTGATTTTTGATAAATATCAATTTCATCCAGGGATTAATGATTCAAAAAAAATAAAAGAGCAAATTCGTGAGAACTTATTTGATTGGATTATCAGTAATTGTATTTCATATGGAATTGGAATTATTGATCAATCTGAGATTGATGAAATAAACATTCTTCAGGCATCCTTGAAAGCAATGAAGGAGTCGGTTAATCATTTATCTCAAAAACCGGATTTAATTTTGATTGATGGAAATAGATCCTTTAAATCAGAACTCGATACTAAAACAATTATTAAAGGGGATTCAAAATCATTTTCAATCGCGGCCGCTTCAATTATCGCAAAAGTTACACGTGACCGGATTATGCGAACCGAATCGGAAAAATATCCAAATTATTTTTGGTCAAAGAATAAAGGATACGCCACTAAAGCACATATTGATGCAATTCTTAAATATGGCTCAGTCGATTTTCATCGCAAAACTTTTTTGAATAAAATATTTGAGCGTCAACAAAAACTTGATCTATAA
- a CDS encoding BamA/TamA family outer membrane protein — translation MTRRIINNALLIFLFLVSPIISQNIKSINIEGASNFSTGNYLEWIDVPINSTWFIGIEDSISNRISRNLNANGFFDHLIVSVNTITIDSLTRAINISLTENEPAFIGDIIIEQASSNKLVFDDKLQWLKNSQFSKYELERTFTEILDDFENNGFPFASISVNSIYTYRDSVENKLLVDIYININSGAKSQINQVEVIGNSKTKSDFIIKSSGIKLGEEYSQAKIDEIPIRLSRLRFFDLTERPIYYFNTANEGILRINIKERQTNNFDGIIGYVPSTSTGENGFFTGFINVALRNLFGTGRNAIFRWQSESKLSQEFEIKYLEPWVFNFPINFETTLFQRKQDTTYVQRNFDGKIEYLATHQISASILVGSESVIATENSARNFLTDNSSALTTGINFKIDSMNDFYNPTSGVYFSNTYKYTNKKINNKLNSFSSGLQRFEFDLAYVHQFFKAQVAYLSVHLRELRGDNLGISDFYFLGGTNSLRGYRERQFYGNRIIWSNLEYRFILSAKSFAFTFFDNGYFLRSEDTAKNIIETSSFKMGYGFGIKIETGIGVLGVSFALAKGDSFSDGKIHFGIVNEF, via the coding sequence ATGACTCGCCGAATTATTAATAATGCCCTCTTAATTTTTCTCTTTCTTGTTAGCCCAATCATCTCACAAAATATTAAATCAATCAATATTGAGGGGGCTTCAAATTTCTCAACCGGAAATTATTTAGAATGGATTGATGTACCAATCAATTCAACATGGTTCATAGGAATTGAGGATTCTATTTCAAATAGAATCAGCAGAAATTTAAATGCGAATGGATTCTTTGATCATTTGATTGTTTCTGTAAATACTATAACAATCGATTCTCTAACACGCGCGATAAATATTTCCCTCACTGAAAATGAGCCAGCATTTATCGGGGATATAATAATTGAGCAGGCATCAAGTAATAAGTTAGTATTTGATGATAAGCTACAGTGGCTTAAAAACTCCCAATTCAGTAAATATGAGCTGGAGCGAACTTTTACAGAAATTTTGGATGATTTTGAAAACAATGGATTTCCCTTCGCTTCAATATCAGTAAACTCTATTTATACTTACCGCGATTCAGTCGAAAACAAATTATTAGTTGATATTTATATTAACATTAACTCCGGTGCAAAATCTCAAATCAATCAAGTGGAAGTTATTGGCAATTCTAAAACTAAAAGTGATTTTATAATTAAATCATCCGGCATTAAATTGGGTGAAGAATATTCACAAGCTAAAATTGATGAAATACCGATCCGGTTAAGCCGTCTTCGCTTTTTTGATTTAACCGAAAGACCTATTTATTATTTCAATACGGCAAATGAAGGCATTCTCCGCATCAACATTAAAGAGAGACAAACAAATAATTTTGACGGGATTATTGGCTATGTTCCATCCACGAGTACAGGGGAGAATGGTTTTTTTACCGGATTCATAAATGTTGCATTAAGAAATCTATTTGGAACAGGTAGGAACGCTATTTTTAGATGGCAGTCAGAGTCTAAACTTTCCCAAGAATTTGAAATTAAATATCTTGAACCATGGGTCTTCAACTTCCCAATAAATTTTGAAACTACTTTATTTCAGAGAAAGCAGGATACAACATATGTTCAAAGAAACTTTGATGGAAAAATAGAATACTTAGCCACTCATCAAATTTCAGCCTCAATACTTGTTGGTTCCGAATCTGTTATCGCAACCGAGAACTCCGCGCGAAATTTTCTCACCGATAATTCAAGTGCTCTAACTACCGGAATAAATTTTAAGATTGATTCGATGAATGATTTTTACAATCCAACTTCCGGAGTTTATTTTAGTAATACTTACAAGTACACAAATAAAAAAATAAATAATAAGTTGAATTCGTTTTCATCGGGACTTCAGCGTTTTGAATTTGATTTAGCTTACGTACATCAATTTTTTAAAGCACAGGTGGCATATTTATCAGTCCATTTACGTGAGTTAAGAGGAGACAATTTAGGAATTAGCGACTTCTATTTTTTAGGAGGTACAAACTCGCTCCGGGGTTATCGGGAAAGACAGTTTTACGGGAATCGTATCATTTGGTCAAATCTGGAATATCGTTTTATTCTTTCAGCAAAATCATTCGCTTTTACTTTTTTTGATAATGGATATTTCTTGCGAAGTGAAGACACTGCGAAAAATATAATAGAAACATCATCATTTAAAATGGGTTATGGTTTCGGAATTAAAATTGAAACCGGAATAGGAGTCTTGGGTGTGAGCTTTGCTCTCGCTAAAGGAGATTCATTTTCTGATGGGAAAATTCATTTTGGGATTGTTAATGAATTTTGA
- a CDS encoding 1-phosphofructokinase, which translates to MILTVTLNPLLEKRLYFSYIELGNTHRCTKELFYPGGKGINVSKQLIKLGMQSSALTFIGGGNGKILRHLLANENIELSLVSTKSETRSASLIIEEDQNRVSTFIGLNQIISENESAELKSKLEKMIQNCSIVIFSGSSPSPHTDEIFPYGIELAHKHDKISILDTYGSHLQKCIEAAPTALHNNVDEIESSLNYSLKSETDKIDFLNYLYSKGVKLAFLTDGANPIFASKYDFVYKITPPTIVLKDATGSGDAFTAGLAYGFEHSMVFNDFAKLATALGAANASRFDTCEVDIESAEELIPHVSVQEIGKKMKLINDSPNY; encoded by the coding sequence ATGATTCTCACAGTAACTTTAAATCCGCTTCTCGAAAAACGACTCTACTTTTCATATATCGAATTAGGTAATACACACCGTTGTACAAAAGAACTGTTTTATCCTGGTGGTAAAGGTATCAATGTTTCGAAGCAATTAATAAAATTAGGGATGCAAAGTTCCGCTTTAACTTTTATAGGAGGGGGCAATGGAAAAATCTTGCGACATTTACTGGCTAATGAAAATATTGAACTTAGTTTAGTTTCAACCAAATCGGAAACAAGAAGCGCATCGTTAATTATTGAGGAAGATCAAAATCGTGTTTCAACTTTTATTGGATTAAATCAAATTATAAGCGAGAATGAATCGGCAGAGTTAAAAAGTAAACTTGAAAAGATGATTCAGAATTGCTCAATCGTAATTTTCAGCGGCAGTTCTCCTTCACCGCACACAGATGAAATTTTTCCATACGGTATTGAACTGGCTCATAAGCATGATAAAATTTCAATACTCGATACCTACGGCTCTCATTTGCAAAAATGTATTGAAGCCGCCCCAACCGCTTTGCACAATAATGTTGATGAGATAGAATCTTCATTAAATTATTCACTCAAATCTGAGACTGATAAAATAGATTTTCTTAATTATCTCTATTCAAAGGGAGTAAAACTAGCATTTTTAACAGATGGAGCTAATCCTATTTTTGCTTCAAAATATGATTTTGTTTATAAAATAACGCCTCCTACTATTGTATTGAAAGACGCCACAGGAAGCGGTGATGCATTTACTGCCGGACTCGCATACGGATTTGAGCACTCGATGGTTTTTAATGATTTTGCGAAACTTGCAACTGCTCTCGGCGCGGCGAACGCTTCCAGATTTGATACTTGCGAGGTTGATATTGAATCTGCCGAGGAATTGATCCCCCATGTTTCAGTTCAAGAGATCGGTAAAAAAATGAAGCTGATTAATGACTCGCCGAATTATTAA
- a CDS encoding GWxTD domain-containing protein produces the protein MKYFLMLLLLTSSIVAQVEYSSRRSGVPLFNYTLDYASYKSKQTNKTRVDFFVQVPYSSIQFVKKDNAFSGGYSVTLSFMDDSKKNILFERNWREKLSTKDFNQTISRDNFNLSYKSFDVNPGKYFVKSIVEDSDSRQTSIKEFELNVRKLNDTLAISDFIFISEIVKDSTGEKIVPNVSRLVTNKTVNLPFFYEIYSDREHQVHVEYYLNDKKRNLITKILDPIKLKKGTNVITHTIDKSDFVLGDYSLKIELKDSAWNSIDLTEKSFNSIIWGIPTTITDLDKAVKQMTYIASGKEIDFILEGETYDEKLNRFFAFWDTQKPNQTLDDNPILYEYYRRIEYSNKNFKGMLEGWRTDMGLIYVTFGPPSSVERHPMEIDSKPYEIWDYYELNRYFVFVDQTGFGDYRLLNPDYSRWPGYRP, from the coding sequence ATGAAATATTTCTTGATGTTATTGTTATTAACCTCTTCTATTGTTGCACAAGTTGAATATTCTTCCCGGAGATCGGGAGTACCTCTATTTAATTACACTTTAGATTACGCTTCCTATAAAAGCAAACAGACAAATAAAACACGGGTCGATTTTTTTGTTCAGGTCCCCTATTCAAGCATTCAATTCGTGAAAAAGGATAACGCATTTTCGGGTGGATATTCCGTTACTCTTTCATTTATGGATGATTCGAAAAAAAACATTCTCTTTGAGAGGAATTGGAGAGAAAAACTGAGCACTAAGGATTTCAACCAAACTATCTCGCGCGATAACTTTAACCTGAGCTATAAAAGTTTTGACGTTAATCCGGGCAAGTATTTTGTTAAAAGTATAGTTGAAGATTCTGATTCCCGCCAAACATCTATAAAGGAGTTTGAACTTAATGTTAGGAAACTAAACGATACTCTAGCTATAAGCGATTTTATTTTTATATCAGAAATAGTTAAAGATTCTACCGGAGAAAAAATTGTACCTAACGTGTCACGTTTGGTAACAAACAAAACTGTAAATCTCCCCTTCTTTTATGAAATTTATTCAGACCGTGAACATCAAGTTCATGTTGAGTATTATCTTAATGATAAAAAAAGAAATTTAATTACGAAGATTCTCGACCCGATAAAATTAAAAAAAGGGACTAATGTTATAACCCATACGATAGATAAAAGTGATTTTGTTTTAGGCGATTATTCATTAAAGATTGAACTGAAAGATTCCGCATGGAATTCAATAGACTTAACAGAAAAATCATTTAACTCAATAATTTGGGGTATCCCAACAACCATTACCGATCTGGACAAAGCGGTTAAACAGATGACATACATTGCTTCCGGTAAAGAAATTGATTTTATTCTTGAAGGGGAAACATATGATGAAAAACTTAATCGATTTTTTGCTTTTTGGGATACTCAAAAACCAAATCAAACATTAGATGATAATCCAATTTTATATGAGTATTACCGTAGAATAGAATACTCCAATAAAAATTTTAAGGGAATGCTGGAAGGCTGGCGTACCGATATGGGTTTAATATATGTAACTTTTGGTCCGCCCAGCTCTGTTGAGCGCCACCCAATGGAAATTGATTCTAAACCATATGAGATTTGGGACTATTACGAATTAAACAGATATTTTGTTTTTGTCGATCAAACAGGCTTTGGCGATTACAGATTACTCAATCCCGATTACAGTCGCTGGCCCGGTTACAGACCCTGA
- the rimO gene encoding 30S ribosomal protein S12 methylthiotransferase RimO has product MIKKEKINVITLGCSKNTVDSERLMMQLKLNNFKLVDDAKKADSIVINTCGFIDAAKEESINTILSAIELKKKGKVDKVVVAGCLSERYMNDLRKEIPEVDAYFGTEAYEGIVKEFGGNLKYELLGERIITTPTHTAYLKISEGCDNPCSFCAIPLMRGLHKSKPIDQLVAESQMLASAGVKEINIIGQDTTDYGKEIYNKRNLDELLNKISGIDGIEWIRLLYAYPSHFPASIMEEIASNPKICKYIDIPLQHISDKVLKSMRRGITKRRTVELLYELKEKIPGLTLRTTFIVGYPSEGREEFKELCDFVKEIEFDRFGVFNYSVEENTPSFILGDPVSDEEKEERKTELMEIQKIISEEKNSALVGKTLKVLIDRSEGDYYVARSERDAPDVDGEVLIEKKSNSLNIGEFYDVEIYDFNEYDLYGNLKV; this is encoded by the coding sequence ATGATTAAAAAAGAAAAAATAAATGTAATAACACTCGGCTGTTCTAAAAACACAGTTGATTCCGAGCGTTTAATGATGCAGCTAAAACTGAATAATTTCAAATTAGTTGATGACGCGAAAAAAGCCGATTCAATTGTAATTAATACATGCGGGTTTATTGATGCCGCAAAAGAAGAATCCATTAATACCATTCTTTCAGCAATCGAATTAAAGAAAAAAGGTAAAGTTGATAAAGTTGTTGTGGCAGGTTGTTTATCCGAAAGATATATGAATGATTTGCGTAAAGAAATTCCAGAAGTGGACGCGTATTTCGGGACGGAAGCTTATGAAGGAATTGTAAAAGAATTTGGGGGCAATCTTAAATATGAACTTCTCGGCGAAAGAATAATTACAACTCCAACACACACTGCATACTTAAAAATCTCGGAAGGATGCGATAATCCCTGCTCATTCTGCGCAATCCCTTTAATGAGAGGTCTCCATAAAAGTAAGCCGATCGATCAGCTGGTTGCCGAATCGCAAATGCTTGCATCTGCCGGAGTAAAGGAGATAAATATAATAGGCCAAGATACAACCGATTATGGTAAAGAAATTTACAACAAGAGAAATTTGGATGAACTGTTAAACAAAATATCTGGTATTGATGGTATAGAGTGGATAAGATTACTTTATGCGTATCCATCTCATTTTCCGGCAAGTATAATGGAAGAGATAGCTTCCAATCCTAAAATTTGCAAATACATCGACATTCCCCTTCAGCATATCTCCGACAAAGTATTAAAATCAATGCGAAGAGGTATTACCAAACGAAGAACTGTTGAACTACTTTATGAACTTAAAGAAAAAATTCCAGGTTTAACTCTGCGTACTACTTTTATTGTGGGTTATCCATCTGAAGGAAGAGAAGAATTTAAAGAGTTATGCGACTTTGTAAAAGAAATTGAATTTGATCGTTTCGGAGTATTTAATTATTCGGTTGAGGAAAACACCCCCAGTTTTATTTTAGGAGATCCGGTTTCTGATGAAGAAAAAGAGGAACGGAAAACTGAGTTGATGGAAATTCAAAAAATAATTTCTGAAGAAAAAAACAGCGCATTAGTAGGTAAAACATTAAAAGTATTAATCGATCGCTCCGAAGGAGATTATTATGTAGCCCGTTCTGAAAGGGACGCGCCCGATGTTGATGGTGAAGTATTGATTGAGAAGAAAAGCAATTCTCTAAATATCGGCGAATTTTATGACGTTGAAATTTATGATTTCAATGAGTATGATTTATACGGCAATTTGAAAGTTTAG
- a CDS encoding S9 family peptidase, whose amino-acid sequence MRKLFFIIFFFAVIHVIAQDSKSTSDLNKLIESKDENLQHRLDRLEKLVDDVLWFQRVGDVAFIDKAYIAGPPPHIEKNPTAQGAGNPLKFWTYTFIPKGIDLSKKYPLIVLPHGGVHGDFTTYYTHIIRELIYQKYIVVAAEYRGSTGYGKAFYKRIDYGGLEVEDVNASRNYIIENYSFVDPDRVGIVGWSHGGLIALFNIFDHPQNYKCAFAGVPVSDLVARMGYKDDEYRALFSADYHIGKTADENVNEYRKRSPAWHASKLKTPLLIHTNTNDEDVNVLEVEHLIKSLKAEGKKFEYEIFKDIPGGHSFDRMDTKTAREIRIKIYKFLDKYLNPPQKIMNLQDMETASYR is encoded by the coding sequence ATGAGAAAGCTTTTTTTTATCATTTTCTTCTTCGCGGTAATTCATGTGATTGCCCAAGATTCAAAATCTACCTCCGATTTAAATAAGTTAATTGAATCTAAGGATGAAAATTTGCAGCACCGGCTTGATCGACTCGAAAAATTGGTGGATGATGTATTATGGTTTCAGAGAGTTGGAGATGTGGCGTTTATCGATAAAGCTTATATTGCGGGACCCCCTCCCCACATTGAAAAAAATCCTACAGCCCAGGGTGCCGGTAATCCGCTTAAATTTTGGACCTATACTTTTATCCCAAAAGGAATTGATCTTTCTAAAAAATATCCACTAATAGTTTTACCCCATGGCGGTGTTCATGGCGATTTTACAACTTATTACACTCACATTATTCGTGAGTTGATATATCAAAAATACATTGTAGTAGCCGCAGAATACCGGGGCAGTACTGGATATGGCAAAGCATTCTATAAAAGAATAGACTATGGTGGACTTGAAGTTGAAGATGTTAACGCGAGCAGAAATTATATAATTGAGAATTATAGTTTTGTTGATCCGGATAGAGTTGGAATAGTTGGCTGGAGTCACGGCGGATTGATTGCATTATTTAATATTTTCGATCATCCCCAAAATTATAAATGCGCATTTGCCGGGGTTCCGGTAAGCGATTTAGTTGCAAGAATGGGATACAAGGATGATGAATACCGGGCTCTCTTTTCTGCCGATTATCATATCGGGAAAACTGCCGATGAAAATGTAAATGAATATAGAAAGAGATCTCCCGCATGGCACGCGTCAAAATTAAAAACCCCTCTTCTTATTCACACCAATACAAATGATGAAGATGTTAATGTTCTTGAAGTTGAGCATTTAATTAAATCGCTCAAAGCTGAAGGGAAAAAATTTGAATATGAGATATTTAAAGACATTCCAGGCGGGCATTCATTCGACAGGATGGACACAAAAACTGCTCGTGAAATAAGAATAAAAATTTATAAGTTTTTAGACAAATACTTAAATCCACCACAAAAAATTATGAATCTTCAAGATATGGAGACTGCTTCGTACAGATAA